In Luteipulveratus mongoliensis, the DNA window CACGCTCGAAGTACGGAACAAGTTCCACGGCGCGGCGGAGGCTTTCGGGCGACAGGTCCCAGATCTCGGCCGTCGACATGGACTGCCCAGGCTCGAGAGCATCGAGCGTCGTGGCGATGTGTGTGGCGACGTCGTTAGTGTGCGGACCGGACCAGCGGGCAAGCAGTGCTGGATCAGTGTGCGTGGCTGTGGACATCTCGAGTTCGTCCAGAGTCTGGGGAGCAGCAGGCGCCTCGCGGACCCTATACGAGGGAGGCGCATGGTTGATCTCGACGCGGACGGGGAACGGGATCACCCCCGCCGGCACCTTTCGTTGCGTCGTTGCGCGCAGAGCCGCTGCGGCCTCGCGGAGCGCGGCCATCCACGCTGTACGGTCCGTCGAGGTTACGGCGCGCTTCTTGAACGCGTACGTGACGTCCTCGAGGCTTGCGTTGAAGATATCGATGAGCGGCTTGATCTGGGTGTAGAGCCCAACCGAGGTGTCGGCCAACGCGCGCTTCTCCCGGTCGTTGAGGAGGCCGCCGAGCTCGCTCTCGGAGATGGCGGCGACGTTGCGGGTTAGCGACTGACGCTGCGAGGGATCTGACAGAACCGCGAGCGCCTCCTTAGTCGCGCGACCCTGTGGAGTGTCGGTCACCTCATCCCATGCTTCGGCGTACGCGTTGATGTGAGTGATCCCGTCGACCTCGTCCTCACGCACCTTCTCCAGGAGCGAGCGACGTGTGCGGGGGAGTTCCTGCGCCATCCAGCGCAGCGCGAGCGAGATTCGCTGCTGGGTGTTGAGGGTGTCGTCGTACCAGCGCTCGAACTCGTCGAGGCCAACGCCGCCAGCCTCACCAGATTCGAGGAGGCCCTTCCGGATCGTGAGGGCTTCGATCTCGTCGTCGATCTGCTGGATCTGCCGTTCGATGTCCCCGCTGAGTCGGGCCGACATGCGCCCGAAGCTCGC includes these proteins:
- a CDS encoding DUF3375 family protein, producing the protein MTPAELLAEHDSLLRMLDDHAAVSMLQKGNAGILITVLANTFSTERDSIPTDVFETEVESLLRTLNANDLETPKVREVHGSGRKLSDLCRDWVKADWLWRTDDENGTPCFTRTAEAHEAVAFVQRLGDSRRGTAAAAVGEMVASFGRMSARLSGDIERQIQQIDDEIEALTIRKGLLESGEAGGVGLDEFERWYDDTLNTQQRISLALRWMAQELPRTRRSLLEKVREDEVDGITHINAYAEAWDEVTDTPQGRATKEALAVLSDPSQRQSLTRNVAAISESELGGLLNDREKRALADTSVGLYTQIKPLIDIFNASLEDVTYAFKKRAVTSTDRTAWMAALREAAAALRATTQRKVPAGVIPFPVRVEINHAPPSYRVREAPAAPQTLDELEMSTATHTDPALLARWSGPHTNDVATHIATTLDALEPGQSMSTAEIWDLSPESLRRAVELVPYFERAHKVAEVGESSHYSDALEVIETLAPNGSIVRYEITRIVYRKPTEGN